One genomic region from Rothia dentocariosa ATCC 17931 encodes:
- the zwf gene encoding glucose-6-phosphate dehydrogenase, whose amino-acid sequence MHTGHESNPLRDSRDRRLTRIAGPSALVFFGVTGDLARKKLLPAVYDLMNRGLLPPSFGLVGYGRREWDNDDFRNYVRKSVEENARTPFREDVWNQFQKGMRFVRGNFDDDAAFKRLKETLEELDKRGAQGNHAFYLSIPPKAFEQVLSKLAEHGLASRDDVAVDDSLMNGWRRVVIEKPFGHDLESARELNAIVERVFPPDSVFRIDHYLGKETVQNILAMRFSNQMFEPVWNANYVDHVQITMAEDIGIGSRAGYYDGVGAARDVIQNHLLQLLALTAMEEPLSLDSKHLRAEKAKVLEAVRIDDLENSFALGQYAPGYQGGEHVNGFFDEKDIPADSRTETFAALKVNIDNRRWAGTPFYLRAGKRLGRRVTEIALLFKKSSDRLFGKETEVPAGQNAIVIRVQPDEGMTIRLAAKVPGTQMEIRDVNMDFGYGHAFTEASPEAYERLILDVLLGEPPLFPRHEEVELSWKILDPFEKYWEENKIKPEPYESGSWGPRSAQKMLERDNRAWRRP is encoded by the coding sequence TTGCATACCGGTCATGAGTCGAATCCGCTACGAGATTCGCGCGATCGACGTCTCACTCGTATTGCGGGTCCTTCCGCACTTGTGTTCTTCGGCGTCACGGGCGATCTTGCCCGCAAGAAACTGCTCCCTGCGGTCTATGACCTAATGAATCGTGGTTTGTTGCCCCCAAGTTTTGGTCTTGTTGGGTATGGGCGCCGCGAGTGGGATAACGATGATTTTCGTAACTATGTGCGTAAGTCTGTGGAAGAAAATGCGCGTACCCCATTCCGTGAGGATGTCTGGAACCAATTTCAGAAAGGTATGCGGTTTGTTCGCGGTAATTTTGATGATGACGCAGCGTTTAAGCGTTTAAAGGAAACCTTAGAAGAGCTCGACAAACGTGGGGCTCAGGGCAACCATGCGTTCTATCTCTCTATTCCGCCAAAAGCTTTTGAGCAGGTACTTTCTAAACTTGCCGAGCACGGTTTAGCTTCTCGTGATGATGTGGCTGTTGACGACAGTCTCATGAATGGGTGGCGTCGTGTGGTGATCGAGAAACCATTTGGCCACGATTTGGAGTCGGCGCGCGAACTCAACGCAATCGTTGAGCGGGTTTTTCCGCCGGATTCGGTGTTCCGCATTGACCATTATCTGGGTAAAGAGACCGTTCAGAATATTCTAGCGATGCGTTTCTCAAACCAGATGTTTGAACCGGTTTGGAACGCAAATTATGTGGACCACGTGCAGATTACGATGGCTGAGGATATCGGCATTGGTTCTCGTGCGGGCTATTATGATGGTGTGGGTGCCGCACGCGATGTGATTCAAAACCATCTGCTTCAGCTGTTGGCTCTAACCGCCATGGAGGAACCCCTTAGTCTTGATTCTAAGCATCTTCGCGCTGAAAAGGCTAAGGTACTGGAAGCGGTACGTATTGATGATCTGGAAAATTCTTTTGCGCTCGGCCAGTATGCCCCCGGTTATCAAGGCGGCGAACATGTCAACGGGTTCTTTGATGAGAAAGATATTCCTGCGGACTCACGCACAGAAACTTTTGCGGCTCTTAAAGTCAATATTGACAACCGCCGCTGGGCAGGAACTCCGTTCTATCTGCGTGCGGGTAAACGGCTGGGTCGCCGAGTAACCGAGATTGCGCTTCTCTTCAAGAAATCTTCTGACCGTCTCTTTGGTAAGGAGACTGAGGTTCCTGCAGGGCAGAATGCTATCGTGATCCGTGTGCAACCTGATGAAGGTATGACGATCCGTCTTGCAGCTAAAGTTCCCGGTACTCAGATGGAGATCCGCGACGTCAATATGGATTTTGGGTATGGACACGCCTTCACCGAAGCATCTCCTGAGGCATATGAACGTTTGATTCTGGATGTGCTCTTAGGTGAGCCGCCGCTGTTCCCTCGCCACGAAGAGGTTGAACTTTCGTGGAAGATCTTGGATCCATTTGAGAAATATTGGGAAGAGAACAAGATTAAGCCTGAACCCTATGAATCCGGTTCGTGGGGTCCACGTTCGGCTCAGAAGATGCTTGAGCGTGATAACCGTGCCTGGAGGCGCCCGTGA
- the tal gene encoding transaldolase produces the protein MSDSTRKLSEAGVSIWLDDLSRDRLTSGSLAELISAKNVVGVTTNPTIFAGALSKGAAYAEQMRQLAASGADVEEAVFAATTDDVRAACVVFEPIYSASKGYDGRVSIEVDPRLARDAEGTQKMARELYERVGRENVMIKIPATVEGLEPIAKTLAAGISVNVTLIFSLTRYREVINAYMLGLEEALKNGKDLSKIHSVASFFVSRVDSEVDTRLNEIGTEEALALKGKAGLANARLAYEVFEEMFSSERWARLASHGANVQRPLWASTGVKDPALPDTLYVSGLVAKHTVNTMPEATLNAVADHGEITGDTVTGEYTNSNKILDDIERLGISYVEVVDKLETEGLAKFDVSWEELLETVRKALSESR, from the coding sequence CTTGCAGAGCTCATCAGCGCTAAGAACGTCGTGGGTGTCACTACCAACCCCACTATCTTTGCCGGTGCGCTTTCAAAAGGTGCTGCTTACGCTGAGCAGATGCGTCAGCTTGCCGCATCCGGCGCAGACGTTGAAGAAGCTGTCTTCGCAGCGACTACTGACGACGTACGTGCTGCTTGTGTCGTATTCGAACCCATATATTCTGCTTCTAAAGGTTACGACGGCAGGGTTTCTATTGAGGTTGATCCTCGCCTTGCCCGCGATGCCGAGGGAACCCAGAAAATGGCACGAGAACTCTACGAGCGTGTAGGCCGTGAGAATGTCATGATCAAGATTCCCGCAACCGTCGAAGGTTTGGAGCCTATTGCCAAGACTCTTGCAGCCGGAATCAGCGTTAATGTGACTCTCATCTTCTCACTAACACGTTATCGTGAAGTCATTAACGCTTACATGCTCGGCCTTGAAGAAGCACTCAAAAACGGTAAGGATCTCTCTAAGATCCATTCGGTCGCATCATTCTTCGTATCCCGCGTAGATAGCGAGGTAGATACCCGTCTGAATGAAATCGGTACTGAAGAGGCCTTAGCGCTTAAGGGTAAGGCCGGTCTGGCAAATGCTCGTCTGGCATATGAAGTTTTTGAAGAGATGTTCTCTTCTGAACGCTGGGCACGTTTGGCATCTCATGGTGCCAACGTTCAGCGCCCGCTCTGGGCATCTACTGGAGTCAAAGATCCGGCACTTCCAGATACTCTCTACGTTAGCGGTCTGGTCGCTAAACACACTGTCAATACCATGCCTGAAGCAACTCTGAACGCTGTTGCTGATCATGGTGAAATCACGGGAGATACTGTAACCGGTGAGTATACGAACTCCAACAAGATTCTGGACGATATCGAGCGTCTGGGTATCTCATATGTAGAGGTTGTGGATAAGCTCGAAACCGAAGGTCTTGCAAAGTTTGACGTTTCGTGGGAAGAGCTTCTAGAGACCGTAAGGAAAGCACTTAGTGAGTCACGTTAG